A stretch of the Fodinicurvata sediminis DSM 21159 genome encodes the following:
- a CDS encoding GH3 family domain-containing protein: MMDATPILRLYARWRQKRLARLDPVKSQEQILLKLLQEARDTRFGRDHGFADITTVEAFQERVPLRRYEDFWQVYWRDAFPRLDNITWPGLVPWFAVTSGTTTGKTKYIPVTDRMLASNRKAALDIITWHLQAHPDSRLFAGKSFMLGGSTALVEEAPGVYSGDISGIITGAMPWWGKVFAFPDKDLALLSDWEEKLERTAEASLIQDIRSLSGTPSWLLILLERARELNGGQTPYPNLELLVHGGVNFEPYRARFERLLSDTPASFREVYPASEAFIAGADAGPHDGLRLNLDHDVFYEFVPLDELDHECPTRHWIDTVETGVNYAIAVTSCAGAWAYLIGDTVRFSNLQPPRIFVTGRTSYSLSAFGEHLIAEEVENAVAEAARSAGLEVTDYSMGAVFPEADRHRGHHRLYIEFDQVPDSEQTSRFAAEVDRLLAEENDDYAAHRGGGAGMGAPEVQAMPPGTFAAWMKKRGRLGGQNKVPRLISDPDLFADLQEFCRAR, translated from the coding sequence ATGATGGATGCCACACCGATCCTGCGTCTCTATGCGCGCTGGCGCCAGAAACGCCTGGCCAGGCTGGACCCCGTGAAAAGCCAGGAGCAGATTCTGTTGAAACTGCTGCAGGAGGCCCGGGATACGCGTTTCGGGCGGGATCATGGCTTTGCGGACATCACGACTGTCGAGGCCTTCCAGGAACGCGTGCCGCTGCGCCGCTACGAGGATTTCTGGCAAGTCTATTGGCGCGATGCCTTTCCCCGGCTCGACAACATCACCTGGCCGGGGCTTGTCCCCTGGTTTGCCGTCACCTCCGGCACCACCACCGGCAAGACCAAGTACATTCCGGTCACCGATCGCATGCTGGCCAGCAATCGCAAGGCGGCCCTGGACATCATCACCTGGCACCTGCAGGCCCACCCGGACAGTCGCCTGTTCGCCGGCAAGAGCTTCATGCTGGGCGGCAGCACGGCCCTGGTGGAGGAAGCGCCGGGTGTGTACAGCGGCGATATCAGCGGCATCATCACAGGGGCCATGCCCTGGTGGGGCAAGGTCTTTGCCTTCCCCGACAAGGACCTGGCCCTGCTTTCGGACTGGGAGGAAAAGCTGGAGCGCACGGCAGAGGCCTCGCTGATCCAGGACATTCGCAGTCTGAGCGGCACGCCCAGCTGGCTGCTGATCCTGCTGGAACGCGCGCGCGAACTGAACGGTGGCCAGACGCCCTACCCCAATCTTGAGCTGCTGGTCCACGGCGGCGTCAATTTCGAGCCCTATCGTGCACGTTTCGAGCGCCTGCTCTCGGATACGCCCGCCTCGTTTCGAGAGGTCTACCCTGCCAGCGAAGCCTTCATTGCAGGCGCGGATGCAGGTCCCCACGACGGCCTGCGGCTGAACCTGGATCATGACGTCTTTTACGAATTCGTGCCCCTGGACGAACTGGACCATGAGTGCCCCACTCGTCACTGGATCGATACCGTGGAAACCGGCGTCAACTACGCCATTGCGGTCACCAGCTGCGCCGGCGCCTGGGCCTACCTGATCGGCGATACCGTACGCTTTTCCAACCTGCAGCCGCCGCGTATTTTCGTGACCGGACGGACCTCCTACAGCCTGTCCGCCTTCGGCGAACACCTGATCGCGGAAGAGGTGGAAAATGCCGTTGCCGAGGCGGCCCGCTCCGCCGGCCTGGAGGTGACCGACTATTCCATGGGCGCCGTCTTTCCCGAGGCTGACCGCCACAGGGGGCATCACCGACTCTACATCGAGTTCGACCAGGTGCCGGATAGCGAGCAGACAAGCCGTTTCGCCGCGGAAGTGGACCGACTGTTGGCTGAAGAAAACGACGACTATGCCGCCCATCGCGGAGGCGGCGCCGGAATGGGCGCACCGGAGGTCCAGGCCATGCCGCCCGGGACCTTTGCCGCCTGGATGAAGAAACGCGGACGCCTGGGCGGACAGAACAAGGTGCCGCGCCTGATCAGCGACCCCGACCTCTTCGCCGACCTTCAGGAATTCTGTCGGGCGCGGTAA
- a CDS encoding ABC-type transport auxiliary lipoprotein family protein, translated as MKQPYYTRRGLLTTGLLGGAGLLSGCGSLLQAVERDEPRLYRLDPDVSLPSSLPRVDWHLVVADVNSGSDMDSLRIPLQQTPLQVEYFARANWTNHLSDMVANRMLAAFENSGSILNVGRESLSLNPDYRLRTEVRNFQAEYFNGTPPEIHVGLAQRLLSVQDSRVVATKIFETRQKAEQDSMDAIIRAFNAAFGKVLTEIIPWTLQQGESDYRARQNS; from the coding sequence GTGAAACAGCCTTACTATACGCGACGCGGTCTCTTGACGACCGGACTTCTTGGCGGTGCTGGGCTGCTGTCCGGTTGCGGGTCTCTGCTGCAGGCTGTCGAGCGGGACGAGCCGCGCCTCTACCGTCTGGATCCCGATGTGAGCCTGCCTTCCAGCCTGCCCAGGGTCGACTGGCACCTGGTGGTCGCCGATGTGAACTCGGGCTCCGACATGGACAGCCTGAGAATCCCGCTGCAGCAAACGCCGCTTCAGGTGGAGTACTTTGCCCGTGCCAACTGGACGAATCACCTGTCCGACATGGTTGCCAACCGCATGCTGGCTGCCTTCGAGAACTCCGGCAGCATACTGAATGTCGGCCGCGAAAGCCTGTCGTTGAACCCGGATTACCGATTGAGAACGGAAGTGCGCAATTTCCAGGCCGAATATTTCAACGGTACACCCCCCGAGATTCACGTGGGCCTGGCTCAGCGCCTGTTGTCTGTCCAGGACAGTCGTGTCGTGGCCACAAAGATATTCGAAACACGGCAGAAGGCAGAGCAGGACAGCATGGATGCGATCATTCGCGCCTTCAACGCGGCTTTCGGAAAGGTTCTCACGGAGATCATCCCCTGGACCCTGCAGCAGGGTGAAAGCGATTACCGCGCCCGACAGAATTCCTGA
- a CDS encoding MlaD family protein: protein METKANYLTVGIFVLLLFLAGLGFAIWLAESNWDKKFEHYLLLFDGSVTGLSKDSSVRYNGVRVGNVQSVQLDDRDPSKVRVVIRVEDGTPVRADTVGSLAFQGLTGGRFVELTVGSRSADLPKKQPGDRYPRLKTKASSIDQILEGAPDIMSAVSKVLGQAEKVFSDKNIANVSMMLEEGAYAAGNVRDASAEFADLARDLRTEAGNLTEQANKTLLAVEAFANTAEGTAKSIDPAVQDFRTTAQSVTAVAGRLDQVIEQNSGPLSDFTSSGLGELSSLLTELRSLTGNLNQVVTRIERDPAQFLLGDPQSGYEPEDDR, encoded by the coding sequence ATGGAAACCAAGGCGAACTATCTGACGGTTGGAATCTTCGTCCTGCTGCTTTTCCTGGCGGGTCTGGGGTTTGCCATCTGGCTTGCCGAATCCAACTGGGACAAGAAGTTCGAACATTACCTGCTTCTGTTCGACGGCTCCGTGACGGGGCTGAGCAAGGACAGTTCCGTGCGCTATAACGGTGTCCGCGTGGGCAATGTGCAAAGCGTGCAGCTCGATGATAGGGATCCCAGCAAGGTCAGGGTCGTCATCCGGGTCGAGGACGGTACACCTGTTCGGGCAGACACGGTCGGCTCACTGGCGTTCCAGGGCTTGACGGGCGGGCGCTTCGTGGAATTGACAGTAGGGTCCCGCTCGGCTGACCTGCCTAAGAAGCAGCCTGGCGACCGTTATCCCAGATTGAAGACCAAGGCCTCTTCGATCGATCAGATCCTGGAAGGGGCCCCCGACATCATGTCGGCCGTCAGCAAGGTTCTGGGCCAGGCCGAGAAGGTCTTCAGCGACAAGAACATCGCCAATGTCTCCATGATGTTGGAAGAAGGGGCCTATGCCGCCGGGAATGTGCGGGATGCCAGTGCCGAATTCGCCGACCTGGCCCGGGACCTGCGCACGGAAGCCGGCAACCTGACCGAGCAGGCGAACAAGACCCTGCTGGCCGTGGAAGCCTTTGCCAATACGGCGGAGGGGACAGCCAAGTCCATAGATCCGGCGGTCCAGGACTTCCGCACGACGGCCCAGTCGGTCACGGCGGTGGCCGGGCGCCTGGACCAGGTCATAGAACAGAACAGCGGCCCTCTCAGCGACTTCACCTCCTCGGGCCTGGGCGAGCTGTCCTCGTTGCTGACCGAGTTGCGCAGCCTGACGGGCAACCTCAACCAGGTGGTCACACGCATCGAACGGGATCCGGCCCAGTTCCTGTTGGGCGATCCCCAGTCAGGTTACGAACCGGAAGATGACAGATAG
- a CDS encoding ABC transporter ATP-binding protein: MSETAIRVQGLETRFGTNVVHENLDLEVYRGEVLGLVGGSGTGKSVLLNTIVGLRQPDAGHIEVLGQDMSSGNAASRAALRRRWGVLFQDGALFSSLTVLQNIEVPLRFHTRISETLRQELAAVKLSLAGLPPDAGPKYPGELSGGMRKRAGLARALALDPDILFLDEPTAGLDPIGAASFDSLIGDLRASLGLTVVMVTHDLDSLYAVCDRVAVLVDRRVKVGTIKELMNEPDPWIHEYFGGPRGRQAGQAHDST, translated from the coding sequence ATGAGCGAGACGGCAATTCGCGTTCAGGGGCTTGAGACACGCTTTGGCACCAACGTGGTTCACGAGAACCTGGACCTCGAGGTGTATCGCGGTGAGGTGCTCGGTCTCGTCGGAGGATCCGGGACAGGCAAGTCGGTCCTGCTGAACACCATCGTGGGTCTGCGCCAACCAGACGCCGGGCATATCGAGGTCCTGGGTCAGGACATGTCATCGGGAAATGCCGCAAGTCGCGCGGCCTTGCGGCGGCGCTGGGGCGTGCTTTTTCAGGATGGCGCCCTTTTCTCGTCCCTGACGGTGCTGCAGAACATCGAGGTGCCGCTTCGCTTCCATACACGCATTTCCGAGACGCTGCGCCAGGAACTGGCGGCCGTCAAACTGTCCCTGGCAGGTCTGCCGCCCGATGCAGGCCCCAAGTACCCGGGCGAACTGTCCGGCGGTATGCGCAAGCGTGCGGGCCTGGCCCGGGCATTGGCGCTGGATCCGGACATCCTGTTCCTGGACGAGCCGACGGCGGGTCTGGACCCCATCGGGGCCGCCTCGTTCGACAGCCTGATCGGGGACTTGAGAGCGTCTCTCGGTTTGACAGTGGTAATGGTGACTCACGACCTGGACAGCCTCTATGCCGTCTGTGACCGGGTTGCCGTGCTTGTCGACCGACGTGTAAAAGTCGGAACGATCAAGGAACTGATGAATGAGCCGGACCCCTGGATCCACGAGTACTTTGGTGGACCGCGTGGTCGACAGGCCGGACAGGCGCATGACAGTACGTAG
- a CDS encoding MlaE family lipid ABC transporter permease subunit: MISRASSRPPELLEAGLTRRSEANWLAIELSGAWITETVAAREKDISALVTSHDIRASQQVVLDLSEVDALDTAGAWIVQRTAERLRERGFQVEIAGIEGARVELMEAVSKASEPEQPAPGPGGLAGLVESLGRGTVALGRDARDLVAFLGLCVVATGRSLIHPKRLRIVSLVNQIDQTGFRALPIVGLLAFLIGVVVSYQGAGQLARFGAQIFTVNLLGVSVLREMGILITAIIVAGRSGSAFTAQIGTMKVNKEVDAMRTIGLDPVEILVLPRILALVLVLPLLTVYANFMALLGGAIMSMVQLDIDPSQFISQLHDAVTVWSLWVGVIKAPVFAFVIALVGCYEGLRVGGDAESVGRQTTRAVVEAIFLVIVLDAFFSIFFTMIGV, translated from the coding sequence ATGATTTCGCGCGCATCATCACGGCCACCGGAGCTGCTGGAAGCGGGTCTGACACGGCGCAGCGAGGCCAACTGGCTGGCCATAGAACTGAGCGGTGCCTGGATCACCGAGACAGTGGCCGCGCGCGAGAAGGACATCTCGGCCCTTGTAACCTCACACGACATCCGTGCCTCTCAGCAGGTGGTTCTCGATCTTTCTGAAGTGGACGCGTTGGACACAGCCGGCGCCTGGATCGTGCAGCGCACGGCCGAACGTCTGCGCGAGCGCGGATTTCAGGTCGAAATCGCCGGAATCGAGGGCGCACGCGTGGAATTGATGGAGGCGGTCTCGAAGGCGTCCGAACCGGAACAGCCGGCGCCCGGCCCGGGCGGCCTGGCTGGCCTGGTGGAAAGTCTGGGGCGTGGGACCGTGGCGCTGGGGCGGGACGCACGCGACCTGGTGGCCTTTCTCGGCCTCTGTGTCGTGGCCACTGGCCGTTCCCTGATACATCCCAAGCGCCTGCGCATCGTCTCGCTGGTCAACCAGATCGACCAGACCGGGTTTCGGGCCCTGCCGATCGTGGGGCTGCTGGCCTTCCTGATTGGGGTCGTCGTCTCCTATCAGGGCGCGGGGCAGCTTGCCCGCTTCGGGGCGCAGATCTTCACCGTCAACCTGCTGGGCGTTTCCGTCCTGCGCGAGATGGGCATCCTGATTACGGCCATCATCGTGGCCGGTCGTTCCGGCAGTGCCTTCACCGCCCAAATAGGAACCATGAAGGTCAACAAGGAGGTGGATGCCATGCGGACCATCGGGCTCGACCCGGTGGAGATTCTGGTCTTGCCGCGCATTCTCGCCCTGGTCCTGGTGCTGCCCTTGCTGACGGTCTATGCAAACTTCATGGCCTTGCTGGGTGGGGCCATCATGTCTATGGTTCAACTGGATATCGATCCCAGCCAGTTCATTTCGCAGCTGCATGACGCGGTCACGGTCTGGTCTTTGTGGGTCGGTGTCATCAAGGCGCCCGTCTTTGCCTTCGTGATTGCACTTGTTGGCTGTTATGAAGGCTTGCGTGTCGGTGGCGATGCCGAGTCCGTGGGTCGGCAGACCACCCGGGCCGTGGTCGAGGCCATTTTCCTGGTGATCGTCCTGGATGCCTTCTTCTCGATTTTCTTCACGATGATCGGAGTCTGA